The following proteins are encoded in a genomic region of Phalacrocorax carbo chromosome 2, bPhaCar2.1, whole genome shotgun sequence:
- the SLC45A4 gene encoding solute carrier family 45 member 4 isoform X1 — MKMAPQNADSESMQVQDLPVAQLQKPENKENESREETISEGSIDRIPIRLWVMHGAVMFGREFCYAMETALVTPVLLQIGLPEQYYSLTWFLSPILGLIFTPLIGSASDRCTLSWGRRRPFILALCIGVLFGVALFLNGSVIGLAIGDVPDKQPIGIVLTVLGVVVLDFCADATEGPIRAYLLDVVDSEEQDMALNIHAFSAGLGGAIGYMLGGLDWTQTFLGGIFKSQEQVLFFFAAIIFSVSVALHLFSIEEEQYNPQQDRVDDEGDTLSSVKFSGSLPPLNRLNVISEEEPYGASMFHDEVQSEHDLNMEFPEVNIVRSKSDSVLHMPDATLEIESELLFLHDIEPSIFQDASYPNTPHNTSQEIMKSKLNHLSAFLRDNEKEEEMLLDNRLNEDKVPNMNGSLPKEFLNGHTRIGMKQSSTSNSMRRRRHMFYRQPSYTFSYYGKIGSHRYRFRRANAIVLIKSSRSMNDIYDMQKRQRQRYRHRNQSGTTNSSGDTESEEGETETTVRLLWLSMLKMPKELLRLCVCHLLTWFSIIAEAVFYTDFMGQVIFQGDPKAPSNSTELHAYNAGVQMGCWGLVIYAATAAVCSALLQKYLDNYDLSIKVIYILGTLGFSLGTAVMAMFPNVYVTMIMISTMGIVSMSISYCPYALLGQYHDIKQYIHHSPGNSKRGFGIDCAILSCQVYISQILVASALGGVVDAVGTVRVIPMVASVGSFLGFLTATFLVIYPEVNEEPKEEQKGLGPLETTEGNGTSTDKPTVLKLTRKGAAASELEGESAV; from the exons gTCTTCCTGAACAATACTACAGCCTCACTTGGTTCCTTAGCCCTATCCTGGGCTTGATCTTCACTCCGCTTATAGGTTCGGCTAGTGACCGCTGCACGCTGAGCTGGGGCCGCCGGCGGCCTTTTATTCTTGCTCTCTGCATTGGTGTCCTCTTTGGAGTTGCACTTTTCCTTAATGGCTCTGTTATAG GTCTGGCTATCGGTGATGTCCCGGACAAGCAGCCCATTGGTATAGTTCTCACGGTGCTTGGTGTTGTGGTGTTGGATTTTTGCGCTGATGCAACAGAAGGGCCAATTCGGGCCTACTTGTTGGATGTGGTGGACAGTGAAGAACAAGACATGGCCCTTAACATCCATGCGTtttcagctg gTCTTGGAGGAGCAATCGGTTATATGTTAGGAGGGCTGGACTGGACACAGACCTTCCTGGGTGGTATTTTTAAATCTCAAGAGCAagtccttttcttctttgcagccattattttctctgtctccGTTGCTCTCCACCTTTTTAGCATTGAAGAAGAGCAATATaatcctcagcaggacagggttGACGACGAAGGAGACACACTTTCAAGCGTCAAATTCAGTGGTAGTCTCCCCCCTCTGAATCGACTGAATGTAATTAGTGAGGAAGAGCCGTATGGAGCATCTATGTTTCATGATGAGGTTCAGTCAGAGCATGATCTCAATATGGAGTTTCCTGAGGTGAACATTGTAAGAAGTAAGAGTGACTCAGTTCTGCACATGCCTGATGCTACGTTGGAAATTGAATCGGAGCTACTTTTTCTGCATGACATTGAACCTTCCATTTTTCAGGATGCTTCATATCCAAACACTCCCCACAACACAAGCCAAGAGATCATGAAGTCCAAACTCAACCACCTGTCTGCTTTCCTCAGGGACaatgagaaagaggaggaaatgtTGCTTGATAATCGCTTAAATGAAGATAAAGTCCCAAATATGAATGGCTCCCTACCAAAAGAGTTCCTCAATGGACACACTAGAATAGGCATGAAGCAATCTAGTACATCAAACTCCATGCGAAGGCGGAGGCACATGTTCTACCGTCAGCCATCTTACACCTTCTCGTACTATGGCAAAATAGGCTCTCACCGCTATCGCTTTCGTCGGGCCAATGCCATCGTCTTGATAAAGTCCTCACGCAGCATGAACGATATCTACGACATGCAGAAGCGGCAGCGACAGAGGTACAGACACAGGAATCAGAGCGGCACGACCAATTCAAGTGGAGACACAGAGAGCGAAGAGGGGGAAACTGAAACCACTGTCAGACTCTTGTGGTTGTCAATGCTAAAGATGCCAAAGGAGCTGCTGAGACTGTGCGTCTGTCACCTCTTAACTTGGTTTTCGATCATTGCTGAAGCTGTGTTCTATACAGATTTCATGGGCCAGGTCATCTTTCAGGGCGATCCAAAG GCCCCTTCTAATTCAACTGAGTTACATGCCTATAATGCTGGAGTTCAGATGGGATGCTGGGGACTGGTAATCTatgctgctactgctgctgtttgttcAG CCTTGTTGCAGAAATACTTGGACAACTATGACCTTAGTATAAAAGTGATCTACATCCTGGGCACGCTGGGTTTTTCTCTTGGCACTGCGGTGATGGCTATGTTCCCCAACGTGTACGTCACCATGATAATGATCAGCACGATGGGAATAGTGTCTATGAGTATCTCCTACTGCCCCTATGCTCTTTTGGGACAATACCATGATATTAAACAG TACATTCACCATAGCCCCGGGAACTCCAAGCGAGGGTTTGGCATAGACTGTGCTATTCTGTCATGTCAGGTTTACATCTCCCAGATCCTCGTGGCCTCTGCGCTTGGCGGTGTGGTGGATGCAGTTGGCACAGTCAGAGTCATTCCCATGGTGGCTTCAGTGGGATCCTTCCTGGGTTTTTTGACAGCTACGTTCTTGGTGATTTACCCTGAAGTCAATGAAGAGccaaaggaagaacagaaaggacTAGGTCCTCTGGAGACAACCGAGGGCAACGGCACGAGCACAGACAAGCCGACTGTGCTGAAGCTCACGCGCAAAGGAGCTGCTGCGTCGGAGCTGGAGGGCGAGTCAGCCGTGTAA